The Flavobacteriaceae bacterium 3519-10 genome includes a window with the following:
- a CDS encoding chloride channel protein: protein MLRFLVYIRRGIKKAFDNLQNEKFKYNLLQAIPFWIGSIITGVLAVIYAKLFTWGETLMNAIFEWNALLIFIIAPVCFVLSWWLVKEFAPYAKGSGIPQVMAAVELANPKEHYKIPYLLSVKIIVLKILSSLILVIGGGAVGREGPTIQIAGSVFRKVNEYLPDWWPKISKKNMIMTGAAAGLSAAFNTPLGGIVFAVEELSKTHINYFKTALFTAVIIAGLTAQTLAGSYLYLGYPKTSGVALTIMFPVILVAGISGICASQLSVFMIKITAWKKNLKTQKAHIIFLVISALIIASLAYFVNREILGSGKEIMERTLFTDDKHEDWYMPLFRMIGPALSFTSGGAGGIFAPALSAGASIGSVISGWINLTPNETNVVILAGMVAFLTGITRAPFTSAIIVLEMTDRHSLIFHLMLAGMVSSLISLIISRKSLYDSLKINYLSELRSETIKKNH, encoded by the coding sequence ATGCTTCGATTTCTGGTTTATATACGGCGCGGTATTAAAAAAGCGTTTGACAATCTTCAAAACGAAAAGTTTAAATATAATTTGCTTCAGGCAATCCCTTTTTGGATCGGCTCCATCATCACCGGCGTCCTGGCGGTAATTTATGCCAAATTGTTCACGTGGGGCGAAACACTGATGAACGCTATTTTTGAATGGAACGCTCTGCTGATTTTCATTATCGCACCCGTGTGCTTTGTGTTGTCCTGGTGGTTGGTTAAGGAGTTTGCTCCCTACGCAAAAGGGAGCGGCATTCCGCAGGTAATGGCCGCCGTGGAACTTGCCAACCCAAAAGAACACTACAAAATCCCGTATCTGTTAAGCGTAAAGATAATTGTGCTGAAGATTTTATCGAGTTTAATTCTGGTAATTGGTGGTGGCGCCGTAGGCCGCGAGGGACCCACTATTCAGATAGCAGGTTCAGTTTTCAGAAAAGTAAATGAATATCTTCCGGACTGGTGGCCAAAAATCTCAAAAAAGAATATGATTATGACCGGTGCGGCGGCTGGACTCTCGGCAGCCTTTAACACACCACTTGGCGGAATTGTTTTTGCTGTAGAAGAACTTTCAAAAACGCACATCAATTACTTTAAAACCGCACTTTTTACCGCCGTTATTATCGCGGGACTTACTGCCCAAACTTTAGCAGGATCATATCTTTATCTGGGTTACCCCAAAACGTCTGGCGTAGCCCTCACGATAATGTTTCCGGTAATACTGGTGGCCGGAATTTCAGGAATCTGCGCAAGTCAGCTTTCAGTTTTTATGATTAAAATTACTGCCTGGAAGAAAAATCTAAAAACTCAGAAAGCCCACATAATTTTTCTGGTAATTTCCGCACTCATCATTGCGAGTCTCGCCTATTTTGTGAACCGCGAAATCCTGGGGTCCGGAAAAGAAATTATGGAAAGAACGCTTTTTACCGATGATAAACATGAAGATTGGTACATGCCTCTCTTCAGGATGATCGGTCCCGCACTGTCCTTCACTTCCGGTGGAGCAGGCGGCATCTTTGCGCCGGCGCTCTCGGCAGGTGCAAGTATTGGTTCTGTTATTTCAGGGTGGATCAATCTAACACCCAACGAGACCAATGTTGTGATTTTGGCGGGGATGGTAGCTTTTCTAACGGGTATTACCCGGGCACCGTTTACGTCCGCCATTATCGTGTTAGAAATGACAGACAGACACTCGCTTATTTTTCATCTGATGCTTGCGGGCATGGTATCGTCGCTAATTTCACTTATAATAAGCAGAAAATCGCTGTATGATTCCTTAAAAATAAATTATCTCAGCGAACTTCGCAGCGAGACAATAAAGAAAAATCATTAA
- a CDS encoding Ferredoxin-dependent glutamate synthase, with translation MRDKFIKYGIVIVIAVWAISLLIRAHYWIPILLTCIYALGIYNCFQTKHAILRNFPVLGYFRYFFESISPEMQQYFIERETDGKPFPRNQRSAVYRRSKNISDTVPFGTQLEINQRKYEGIKHSIYAKSPNEELPKVWIGGEQCTQKYHASLFNISAMSFGSLSDRAQMALNRGAKKGQFYHNTGEGGISPYHLEGGDLCWQIGTGYFGCRDDDGRFSPEIFKKNVSLPNVKLIEIKLSQGAKPGHGGVLPAAKNTPEIAAIRHVRPGLTIISPPSHSAFSDAAGLLKFVQQLRELSDGKPVGFKLCIGDTKEFEDICVQMNVLRIYPDFITIDGAEGGTGAAPPEFSDGVGMPLEPALIFVNRTLKDFNLRDKVKIIASGKVLTSLDILRAVAMGADMCNNARGFMFALGCIQALRCNTNNCPTGVATQDKMLIKGLDVTDKSERVYHFHKNTLRTCNELIASAGRSSYEEVDATMFMRGDEFEHLSDIYFPDILGNVKDKLTKY, from the coding sequence ATGAGAGACAAGTTCATTAAGTACGGAATCGTCATCGTAATTGCCGTGTGGGCAATTTCGCTGCTGATCAGGGCCCACTACTGGATTCCGATTTTGCTTACGTGTATTTATGCTTTAGGAATCTATAACTGCTTCCAGACCAAACATGCTATTCTGAGAAATTTCCCTGTGCTGGGTTATTTCCGCTATTTTTTTGAAAGCATTTCACCGGAGATGCAGCAGTATTTTATCGAACGCGAAACCGATGGAAAACCTTTTCCGCGAAATCAGCGTTCAGCCGTTTACCGCCGTTCAAAAAATATCAGCGATACGGTGCCATTCGGTACTCAGCTCGAAATAAACCAACGTAAATACGAAGGGATCAAACATTCGATCTACGCAAAATCACCAAATGAGGAGCTGCCGAAGGTCTGGATTGGAGGTGAGCAGTGTACGCAGAAGTACCACGCTTCTCTTTTCAATATTTCGGCGATGAGTTTCGGATCTTTGAGTGACCGCGCACAGATGGCACTCAACAGAGGTGCGAAGAAAGGGCAGTTTTACCACAACACAGGCGAGGGCGGTATTTCACCCTACCATCTTGAAGGTGGCGACCTTTGCTGGCAGATCGGAACAGGTTATTTCGGCTGTCGCGACGATGACGGAAGATTTTCACCCGAAATATTTAAGAAAAATGTTTCGCTCCCAAATGTGAAACTGATTGAGATTAAACTGTCGCAGGGAGCAAAACCAGGTCATGGTGGCGTACTGCCCGCTGCAAAAAATACCCCCGAGATTGCCGCCATTCGTCACGTAAGGCCGGGACTTACCATTATTTCGCCGCCATCGCACTCCGCTTTTTCGGATGCCGCGGGACTTCTGAAATTTGTGCAGCAACTTAGGGAGCTTTCAGATGGAAAGCCGGTTGGCTTTAAGCTGTGTATCGGCGATACCAAAGAGTTCGAAGATATCTGTGTTCAGATGAATGTCTTAAGAATTTACCCTGATTTCATCACCATCGACGGCGCTGAAGGCGGAACCGGTGCTGCACCACCGGAGTTTTCGGACGGGGTAGGAATGCCGCTGGAACCTGCCTTGATATTCGTGAACAGAACTTTAAAAGATTTCAATCTCCGCGATAAAGTGAAGATTATCGCGAGTGGCAAAGTGCTCACGTCGCTCGATATACTGCGTGCTGTAGCAATGGGAGCAGATATGTGTAATAACGCCCGCGGATTTATGTTTGCGCTGGGTTGTATCCAGGCGCTGCGCTGCAACACGAACAATTGCCCTACAGGCGTTGCTACGCAGGATAAAATGCTCATCAAAGGCCTTGACGTAACCGACAAGAGCGAACGTGTATATCATTTCCACAAAAACACTTTACGAACGTGCAATGAACTGATTGCTTCGGCAGGAAGAAGTTCTTATGAGGAAGTGGACGCGACGATGTTTATGAGAGGTGATGAATTCGAGCATCTGTCCGATATTTATTTCCCTGATATTCTGGGTAACGTGAAGGATAAGCTGACGAAATATTAA
- a CDS encoding Periplasmic beta-glucosidase, with the protein MKKLVLVAAMALSPCIAAQEMVSKPVQSYRTEQYKTKKQAFVNALLAKMTVDEKIGQLNLPSAGDFTTGQAQSSDIGKKIEDGLVGGLFNIKGAEKIHAVQKVAVEKSRLKIPLIFGMDVIHGYETSFPIPLGLAASWDMNLIQQSARVAANEASADGISWTFSPMTDISREPRWGRISEGSGEDPYLGSEVAKAMVYGYQGKDMSLSNTIMACVKHFALYGAGEAGMDYNTVDMSHVRMFNEYFPPYKAAVDAGVGSVMASFNEVDGIPATGNRWLQTEVLRNQWGFDGFVVTDYTGINEMIDHGVGDLQQVSAMALKGGIDMDMVGEGFLKTLKKSLEEGKVTQAEIDQAAKRVLEAKYDLGLFDDPYRYGSAKLAEKEVYSQKNRDIARNAAANSMVLMKNDNSVLPLKKGGTVAVIGPLVNNALNMAGTWSVAAKHINAIPLMKGLQDTFGKGTKFISAKGANIDYSEKLENIYAAHGKLTDRDNRPKETLLKEATDAANKADVIVLAIGESAEMSGESSSRTEIDIPQSQVDLLMELKKTGKPIVMVLFTGRPLALTNVKDIPDAILNVWFAGSEAGHAIADVLYGKVNPSGKLPVTFPRSLGQVPIYYNHKNTGRPLNADKTGKCEYERFRANYMDECNTPLYPFGYGLSYTKFTYSDIAVSNPKPQGNQAIQASITLTNAGNYDGAEVVQLYIRDLVGTITRPVKELKGFQKVFLKKGESRKITFNITPEDLKFYNNALKYDWEPGEFEVMIGTSSSDVQRTKINWSK; encoded by the coding sequence ATGAAGAAACTAGTTTTGGTTGCTGCAATGGCGCTTTCGCCCTGCATAGCCGCACAGGAGATGGTGAGTAAACCCGTTCAGTCTTACCGGACGGAGCAATATAAAACGAAGAAACAGGCTTTTGTGAATGCACTTTTAGCGAAAATGACGGTTGATGAAAAAATAGGTCAGCTTAATTTGCCAAGTGCCGGCGACTTCACCACCGGCCAGGCGCAGAGCTCCGATATTGGAAAGAAAATTGAGGACGGACTCGTAGGCGGACTTTTTAATATTAAAGGTGCCGAAAAAATCCATGCTGTACAGAAAGTTGCGGTAGAAAAAAGCCGACTTAAAATACCTTTGATCTTCGGTATGGATGTTATTCACGGCTACGAAACCAGTTTCCCGATTCCTTTGGGCCTCGCTGCCTCCTGGGATATGAACCTGATTCAGCAATCCGCACGCGTTGCTGCAAATGAAGCTTCCGCCGACGGAATTTCCTGGACTTTTTCGCCAATGACGGATATCTCACGTGAACCGCGGTGGGGAAGGATTTCGGAAGGTTCCGGTGAAGATCCTTACTTAGGAAGTGAAGTAGCAAAAGCCATGGTTTACGGTTATCAGGGTAAAGATATGTCGCTGAGTAATACCATCATGGCCTGTGTGAAACATTTCGCACTTTACGGCGCCGGTGAAGCGGGTATGGATTATAACACCGTGGACATGAGCCATGTGCGTATGTTTAATGAATATTTTCCACCATATAAAGCGGCAGTTGACGCCGGAGTGGGTTCGGTGATGGCTTCATTTAATGAGGTCGACGGAATTCCTGCAACCGGAAACAGATGGCTTCAGACCGAAGTTCTGAGGAATCAGTGGGGTTTTGATGGGTTTGTGGTTACAGATTATACCGGGATTAATGAAATGATTGATCACGGCGTGGGCGATTTGCAGCAGGTGTCCGCGATGGCGCTAAAAGGCGGCATCGATATGGATATGGTGGGTGAAGGTTTCCTTAAAACTTTAAAGAAATCACTGGAAGAAGGCAAAGTAACTCAGGCAGAAATCGATCAGGCTGCAAAAAGGGTTCTGGAAGCAAAATACGATTTGGGACTTTTTGATGACCCTTACCGTTACGGCAGCGCAAAACTGGCAGAAAAAGAAGTGTACAGCCAGAAAAACCGCGATATCGCAAGAAACGCTGCGGCGAACTCGATGGTGCTGATGAAAAACGATAACAGCGTTCTTCCGCTCAAAAAGGGCGGCACTGTGGCGGTAATCGGGCCGCTCGTAAACAATGCACTCAATATGGCAGGTACATGGAGCGTGGCCGCGAAACATATTAACGCGATACCTTTGATGAAAGGGCTGCAGGATACCTTCGGAAAGGGTACAAAATTTATTTCGGCGAAAGGCGCTAATATTGATTACAGCGAAAAGCTCGAAAACATCTACGCAGCACACGGAAAACTTACGGACCGCGACAACCGTCCAAAAGAAACCTTACTGAAAGAAGCTACGGACGCGGCGAATAAGGCCGACGTAATTGTCTTGGCCATCGGCGAGAGCGCTGAAATGAGCGGCGAATCTTCTTCAAGAACCGAAATTGATATCCCGCAATCGCAGGTTGATCTGCTGATGGAACTCAAAAAAACAGGTAAGCCAATCGTAATGGTGCTTTTCACAGGACGTCCGCTGGCGCTTACCAATGTCAAAGATATTCCGGATGCAATATTGAATGTGTGGTTCGCAGGCAGCGAAGCCGGCCACGCGATTGCCGATGTACTCTACGGCAAGGTAAATCCTTCCGGAAAACTGCCGGTAACCTTCCCGAGAAGTCTTGGCCAGGTTCCGATTTACTACAACCACAAAAATACGGGCCGTCCGCTGAACGCCGATAAAACCGGCAAGTGCGAGTATGAAAGGTTCCGCGCCAATTATATGGACGAGTGCAATACCCCATTATATCCGTTCGGGTACGGACTCAGCTATACAAAGTTCACCTATTCAGATATTGCGGTTTCAAACCCGAAACCACAAGGTAACCAAGCCATTCAGGCGAGCATAACTTTAACCAACGCAGGTAATTATGACGGCGCTGAGGTAGTTCAGCTGTACATCCGCGATTTAGTAGGAACGATTACCAGACCGGTGAAAGAGCTGAAAGGTTTCCAGAAAGTTTTCCTCAAAAAAGGAGAGAGCCGGAAAATAACCTTCAATATCACGCCCGAGGACCTGAAATTCTACAACAATGCATTAAAATATGATTGGGAACCGGGAGAATTTGAAGTGATGATCGGTACCAGTTCAAGCGACGTGCAGCGTACCAAAATTAACTGGAGCAAATAA
- a CDS encoding phospholipase/Carboxylesterase, whose protein sequence is MKKLSRFLPLLILFFAGNLSSQEIKSALNKQITEIKQISYVLDYPQNAKGNVPLIVFLHGSGERGTDLDKVKTNGPFQYKNLIPEPVAILAPQCPDGVWWDTEAVYHLIKDIQQKYKIDESRIILTGLSMGGWGTLKLAMEHPEMFSAVVPVCPPVDRLMKVRATQYKDLPMKIFHGGNDDIVSPMNSIEIYQEIRKTNKNVELIIFPDDNHNSWDSTYSNAKLYEWMLAKSKKHQ, encoded by the coding sequence ATGAAAAAATTATCGAGATTTTTACCGCTGTTGATATTGTTTTTCGCAGGTAACTTAAGTTCGCAGGAAATTAAATCGGCGCTGAATAAGCAGATTACGGAGATTAAGCAGATTTCCTATGTTTTAGATTATCCGCAGAATGCAAAAGGAAATGTTCCGCTCATTGTTTTTTTGCACGGTTCGGGCGAAAGAGGTACCGATCTCGACAAAGTAAAAACGAACGGCCCGTTCCAGTATAAAAATCTTATTCCGGAACCGGTTGCGATATTGGCGCCGCAATGTCCGGACGGCGTTTGGTGGGATACCGAAGCGGTTTATCATTTAATTAAAGACATTCAGCAAAAATATAAAATAGACGAATCCCGTATCATCCTCACCGGCCTTTCAATGGGCGGCTGGGGCACCTTGAAGCTCGCGATGGAGCATCCTGAAATGTTTTCTGCTGTTGTACCTGTCTGCCCCCCGGTGGACCGCCTGATGAAGGTTCGTGCTACTCAGTATAAAGATTTGCCCATGAAAATCTTTCACGGCGGCAACGATGATATTGTGTCACCAATGAATTCAATCGAAATTTATCAGGAAATCAGAAAGACAAACAAAAATGTGGAGCTGATTATCTTTCCGGACGACAACCATAATTCATGGGATTCCACCTATTCAAATGCAAAACTGTATGAATGGATGCTGGCTAAGTCGAAAAAACATCAATAA